In Saccharomyces cerevisiae S288C chromosome XV, complete sequence, the following proteins share a genomic window:
- the LPL1 gene encoding putative hydrolase (Phospholipase; contains lipase specific GXSXG motif; maintains lipid droplet (LD) morphology; induced by transcription factor Rpn4p; protein abundance increases in response to DNA replication stress), producing the protein MTSDKHLFVLIHGLWGNYTHMESMRTILSTTLKKEDVNDDMIYFLPKQNAMFKTFDGIEIIGYRTLIEVCEFIRDYKDGKITKLSVMGYSQGGLVARFMIGKMLTEFKELFEDIEPQLFITMATPHLGVEFYNPTGIAYKSALYSALRTLGSTILGKSGREMFIANSSNNILVKLSQGEYLEALSLFKWRIAFANVKNDRTVAFYTAFITDCDPFIDFDNKLKYTFEEKIPGSGYKGILPKIVDLNALNVNSHAPTKPTKTYKKWGRTILIILVATFLILPIALVMNGLGTAYSYIVTCKYRKMLSNGILHNEVRGKLGLTEQLKGYVTDAYGSIINSALDMDANYEASNSNLVNEEELPWKEFIQKYTTINDGVWKSKFKKLPFDENRKVILRNLNKLKWIRVPIYIKAVNAHGVIVARRGMDENTAATGIACIEFTAQLLAYLMHKSN; encoded by the coding sequence ATGACTTCGGATAAACACCTTTTTGTGCTGATTCACGGGCTATGGGGTAACTATACTCATATGGAATCTATGAGGACAATTTTATCCACTAcattaaaaaaggaagatgTTAACGATGATatgatatattttttaccAAAGCAGAATGCCATGTTTAAGACGTTTGATGGTATCGAAATCATTGGGTACAGGACATTGATTGAAGTTTGTGAATTTATCCGAGATTATAAAGACGGGAAAATCACCAAACTAAGCGTAATGGGATATTCGCAAGGCGGATTAGTGGCCCGATTTATGATCGGTAAGATGTTGACCGAATTTAAAGAACTGTTCGAGGATATTGAACCACAATTATTCATTACAATGGCAACGCCTCATTTGGGGGTAGAGTTTTACAATCCTACGGGCATAGCATATAAAAGTGCGTTATATAGTGCGCTGAGGACCTTGGGATCTACTATTTTAGGTAAAAGCGGGAGAGAAATGTTTATCGCAAATTCTAGTAACAATATATTGGTGAAATTGAGCCAGGGTGAGTACCTTGAAGCACTCTCGCTATTTAAATGGAGGATAGCGTTTGCGAATGTCAAAAATGACCGTACGGTAGCCTTCTATACGGCGTTTATTACGGATTGCGACCCATTTATAGATTTTGAcaacaaattgaaatataCATTCGAAGAAAAGATTCCGGGATCTGGCTATAAAGGAATATTGCCTAAGATTGTCGACCTAAACGCTTTAAACGTTAACAGCCATGCTCCTACTAAACCGACCAAGACTTATAAAAAGTGGGGACGCACTATTCTTATTATACTAGTTGCAACATTCTTAATTCTCCCAATAGCCCTGGTTATGAATGGCCTGGGAACCGCTTATAGTTATATTGTTACTTGCAAGTACCGCAAAATGCTCTCTAATGGCATTCTTCACAATGAGGTCAGAGGAAAATTAGGATTGACGGAGCAACTGAAAGGCTATGTTACAGATGCATACGGGTCCATCATAAATTCGGCTTTAGATATGGATGCGAACTATGAAGCAAGTAATAGTAATCTTGTAAACGAAGAAGAGCTTCCTTGGAAGGAATTTATCCAAAAATACACAACTATAAATGATGGTGTTTGGAAATCTAAATTTAAAAAACTGCCTTTTGATGAAAACCGAAAGGTTATTTTGAGAAATCtaaacaaattgaaatGGATTAGAGTTCCAATATACATAAAGGCTGTAAATGCGCATGGCGTGATTGTGGCACGTAGAGGAATGGACGAGAATACAGCTGCTACTGGGATTGCTTGTATCGAATTTACGGCCCAATTACTAGCATACTTGATGCACAAGAGTAATTGA
- the SLD7 gene encoding Sld7p (Protein with a role in chromosomal DNA replication; interacts with Sld3p and reduces its affinity for Cdc45p; deletion mutant has aberrant mitochondria; ortholog of human MTBP, which is a DNA replication origin firing factor): MSRKLCTLNFTLSGKQGSLVIRDIQLWSNRPTASKSTSELRGQFIQYVDLAKLPLWVRSTNMNTYRCYSTSATAQAYFKSKLRNANRGIVIELFDKVDQRSQEPAYLIIFRENTELNCFQVDLTMKHEFDGQVTKLKQDIGKTRASVSKEGSIDIIIQQSQQRKIGTKTEVYRNVHINDKRLQFNETLSKLILGGLRLRGISNSITDYQKLYKITFDAAEFTHRDELKRISMGSGEEVSFESLQETVETLLKLFTKS; this comes from the coding sequence ATGTCACGGAAATTATGCACACTAAATTTTACTCTTAGCGGAAAGCAGGGAAGTTTGGTCATTAGGGATATCCAACTTTGGAGCAATCGACCTACAGCAAGTAAATCAACTTCAGAGTTGAGGGGACAATTCATTCAGTATGTAGATCTCGCAAAACTGCCTTTGTGGGTCCGCTCCACAAATATGAATACATATAGATGTTATAGTACCAGTGCAACCGCACAGGCTTACTTCAAATCAAAACTAAGGAACGCGAATCGTGGCATTGTCATTGAATTGTTTGACAAGGTCGATCAGCGATCGCAGGAGCCAGCATACTTGATTATATTTCGAGAGAACACAGAGTTAAACTGCTTTCAAGTGGATCTAACAATGAAGCATGAGTTTGATGGCCAGGTCACCAAATTGAAGCAAGATATTGGAAAGACAAGGGCCTCCGTATCAAAGGAAGGTAGTATTGATATAATAATACAACAATCTCAACAAAGGAAGATCGGAACGAAAACGGAAGTGTATCGCAACGTGCATATTAATGACAAACGGCTTCAATTCAATGAAACTTTGTCCAAGCTAATTTTGGGTGGCCTCCGACTTCGAGGTATTTCTAATTCTATTACAGACTATCAAAAGTTATACAAGATAACGTTTGATGCAGCTGAATTTACGCACAGGGATGAATTAAAACGCATTTCGATGGGATCTGGTGAAGAGGTTTCGTTTGAATCATTGCAGGAAACTGTGGAAACTCTTCTGAAGCTCTTTACCAAATCATGA
- the CKA2 gene encoding casein kinase 2 catalytic subunit CKA2 (Alpha' catalytic subunit of casein kinase 2 (CK2); CK2 is a Ser/Thr protein kinase with roles in cell growth and proliferation; CK2, comprised of CKA1, CKA2, CKB1 and CKB2, has many substrates including transcription factors and all RNA polymerases; protein abundance increases in response to DNA replication stress; regulates Fkh1p-mediated donor preference during mating-type switching), protein MPLPPSTLNQKSNRVYSVARVYKNACEERPQEYWDYEQGVTIDWGKISNYEIINKIGRGKYSEVFSGRCIVNNQKCVIKVLKPVKMKKIYRELKILTNLTGGPNVVGLYDIVQDADSKIPALIFEEIKNVDFRTLYPTFKLPDIQYYFTQLLIALDYCHSMGIMHRDVKPQNVMIDPTERKLRLIDWGLAEFYHPGVDYNVRVASRYHKGPELLVNLNQYDYSLDLWSVGCMLAAIVFKKEPFFKGSSNPDQLVKIATVLGTKELLGYLGKYGLHLPSEYDNIMRDFTKKSWTHFITSETKLAVPEVVDLIDNLLRYDHQERLTAKEAMDHKFFKTKFE, encoded by the coding sequence ATGCCATTACCTCCGTCAACATTGAACCAGAAATCTAATAGAGTCTACTCTGTAGCTAGGGTGTACAAGAATGCCTGCGAGGAGAGACCACAAGAATACTGGGACTACGAACAAGGGGTGACCATCGATTGGGGAAAGATTTCCAATTACGAAATTATCAACAAAATTGGAAGAGGGAAATATTCCGAAGTGTTCAGCGGTAGATGTATTGTAAACAACCAGAAGTGTGTTATTAAAGTTTTAAAACCAgttaaaatgaaaaaaatttatagaGAGTTGAAAATTCTGACCAATCTAACAGGCGGCCCCAATGTTGTTGGCCTTTATGATATAGTACAAGACGCTGACTCCAAAATACCTGCTTTGATCTTTGAGGAAATCAAAAATGTTGATTTCAGAACTTTATATCCTACATTCAAACTTCCTGACATCCAGTATTATTTCACGCAATTATTGATTGCGTTAGACTACTGTCACTCCATGGGCATAATGCACAGAGACGTAAAGCCTCAGAATGTCATGATTGATCCTACGGAACGTAAACTAAGGCTGATCGATTGGGGCCTGGCGGAGTTCTACCATCCAGGTGTAGATTACAACGTTCGTGTCGCTTCGCGTTACCACAAGGGACCAGAACTTTTAGTAAACTTGAACCAATATGACTACTCCCTAGACTTATGGTCAGTAGGATGCATGCTAGCAGCTATTgtcttcaaaaaagaaccttttttcaaagggTCGTCTAATCCAGATCAACTGGTAAAGATTGCCACAGTACTAGGAACCAAGGAACTGTTAGGCTATTTGGGTAAGTACGGGTTGCACTTACCATCTGAATACGACAACATTATGAGAgactttacaaaaaaatcgtGGACACACTTTATAACCTCCGAGACCAAATTAGCTGTTCCTGAAGTGGTTGATTTAATCGACAATTTATTAAGGTATGACCATCAAGAAAGATTAACAGCAAAGGAGGCTATGGATCataagtttttcaaaacgaAGTTTGAATAA